A part of Planococcus sp. MB-3u-03 genomic DNA contains:
- a CDS encoding glycoside hydrolase family 31 protein: MSLKEQYLFEFQKEQDNVLTFHLGDPSVTAQVMVLEQDIIRVLMTKGDQLEVDNTWLVAPGMDDVPFEGRSRFDLSPFSLPSYDAHTEGNTASVETEMVKLSIDLDGFKIKWFFKGRDGKLTEIAADRKTQAYNFDGSLGNGIFHYLQRNHDEQYFGLGEKSGDMDRYGKRYRMLSVDPMGYDAQHTDPLYKHIPFYITRNKQSDISFGIFYDNMAQSVFDMGNEMDNYHGWYRYYHSFAGDLDYYIIAGPEVKDVVKRYSWLTGKTIFSPKWSLGYSGSTMTYTDAPDAQEQLKRFIELCEENDIICDSFQLSSGYTSIGDKRYVFTWNRDKFPDPKGFIDEYHQKGVQLCANIKPALLKSHPQFEELEKQGVFIRNRSGEVEMVQFWDEVGAYIDFTNVKAIQWWKENVTSQLLEYGIDSTWNDNNEFEVWSTEAVSNGFGKELPFETMRAIQPLLMMKASYEAQKEYAPHLRPYLISRSGSPGMQRYVQTWSGDNYTNWKSLKYNIKMGLGLSMSGIYNVGHDIGGFSGPAPEPELLVRWVQNGIFHPRFTIHSWNDDQTVNVPWMYEETTSTIRELMKFRHRITPYLYTALYEAHANYEPIIRPTFYDFGEDVKTYEENDEFMLGESILVASVVEQGQTERAVYLPVNEGGWFNFHTSEWHDGGQLVTVPAPLDYNPLLIKAGSIIPINDAEPGFATKDKVERGFMLFPHREEGSSTYRLYEDDGISADYEQNHAAITVSMQSSASKIELNFDVKGTYTLPYDTIRFYVNGDDKRAVSVNGSEIEKENGSFEVEI; encoded by the coding sequence ATGTCTTTAAAAGAACAGTATTTATTTGAATTTCAAAAAGAACAAGACAATGTCCTCACGTTCCATCTTGGAGATCCATCAGTCACCGCACAAGTGATGGTATTGGAACAAGATATCATCCGAGTGCTGATGACAAAAGGTGATCAACTAGAAGTTGACAATACATGGCTGGTCGCTCCGGGAATGGACGATGTCCCATTTGAAGGCAGAAGCCGTTTTGATTTGTCGCCGTTTTCACTTCCTTCTTATGACGCGCATACCGAAGGAAACACAGCGAGCGTTGAAACGGAAATGGTCAAACTATCCATCGACTTAGACGGTTTTAAAATCAAGTGGTTTTTCAAAGGAAGAGACGGAAAACTCACCGAGATTGCAGCTGACCGGAAAACCCAAGCGTATAATTTCGACGGTTCACTTGGAAATGGCATATTCCATTACTTGCAAAGAAATCACGATGAGCAGTATTTCGGCTTAGGGGAAAAAAGCGGCGATATGGACCGTTATGGCAAACGCTACCGGATGCTGAGCGTCGATCCAATGGGATATGACGCACAACACACAGATCCATTGTATAAACACATTCCGTTTTACATTACGCGCAATAAACAATCGGATATTTCTTTTGGGATTTTCTACGACAATATGGCGCAAAGTGTTTTCGACATGGGCAATGAAATGGATAACTACCACGGTTGGTACCGCTACTATCATTCATTCGCCGGAGACTTGGATTATTACATAATTGCCGGGCCAGAAGTGAAAGATGTTGTGAAACGCTATTCTTGGCTAACGGGTAAAACCATCTTCTCTCCGAAGTGGAGTCTTGGCTATTCTGGGTCGACGATGACCTATACCGATGCACCTGATGCCCAAGAGCAACTAAAACGTTTTATCGAACTTTGTGAAGAAAACGACATCATCTGCGATTCGTTCCAATTGTCTTCGGGCTATACTTCAATCGGCGACAAGCGCTATGTGTTTACTTGGAACCGGGACAAGTTCCCCGATCCGAAAGGCTTTATCGATGAATACCATCAAAAGGGCGTGCAGTTATGCGCGAACATCAAGCCGGCGCTATTGAAAAGCCATCCTCAATTCGAGGAGCTGGAAAAACAAGGCGTGTTCATCCGCAACCGTTCAGGCGAAGTGGAAATGGTTCAGTTCTGGGACGAAGTTGGCGCCTATATTGATTTCACCAATGTAAAAGCCATTCAATGGTGGAAAGAAAATGTCACATCCCAGTTATTGGAGTACGGCATTGACTCCACATGGAATGACAATAACGAATTCGAAGTCTGGTCGACAGAGGCTGTCTCCAATGGATTCGGCAAAGAGCTGCCATTTGAAACAATGCGTGCTATCCAGCCACTGCTCATGATGAAGGCATCCTATGAAGCGCAAAAAGAATATGCACCTCATTTACGTCCTTACTTGATTTCTCGTTCTGGCAGCCCAGGTATGCAGCGCTATGTCCAAACTTGGTCTGGTGATAATTACACGAATTGGAAATCGCTTAAATACAATATCAAAATGGGCTTGGGGCTGAGCATGTCCGGTATTTACAATGTCGGCCATGACATCGGCGGATTTTCAGGGCCTGCTCCGGAACCCGAGTTGCTAGTGCGCTGGGTACAAAATGGCATCTTCCATCCGCGCTTCACGATTCATTCTTGGAACGACGATCAAACCGTCAATGTCCCGTGGATGTACGAAGAAACGACAAGTACGATCCGTGAGCTGATGAAGTTTAGGCACCGCATTACGCCATATTTGTACACGGCGTTGTACGAAGCCCATGCAAACTACGAGCCGATTATCCGGCCGACCTTCTACGATTTCGGAGAAGACGTCAAAACGTACGAAGAGAACGATGAGTTCATGTTGGGCGAGTCCATTTTGGTGGCATCAGTAGTCGAACAAGGGCAAACGGAAAGAGCGGTCTATTTGCCGGTAAATGAAGGCGGCTGGTTCAACTTCCATACGTCTGAATGGCACGATGGAGGTCAGCTTGTGACCGTGCCGGCGCCGCTCGACTACAATCCGTTGCTGATTAAAGCGGGAAGCATCATCCCAATCAATGATGCGGAGCCGGGCTTCGCGACGAAAGATAAAGTGGAAAGGGGCTTTATGCTATTTCCGCATCGTGAGGAAGGCAGCTCGACGTATCGCTTGTACGAGGACGATGGCATTTCTGCAGACTACGAGCAAAATCATGCAGCGATCACGGTTTCGATGCAATCGAGCGCTTCAAAAATCGAATTGAACTTTGACGTTAAAGGAACTTACACTTTG